The Candidatus Cybelea sp. DNA segment CGCGCGCGACGGCGAGGTCTTCGGCCATCGGCGGCCGGCCCGCAGCACTCGGGAAACTCGGATCTTCGCAGTGCGAAATGAAGACGCCGGCGACCGCGCGGCCGCGCTGCGCTACCGCGAGCGCGACGGGCGCGCCGGCGATCGTGTCGCCGTCGTCGGAGAACGCGACGGCGCCCGCGCGCACGAGCGCTTCGTAGTCGCACGGTTCCAAGCCCAGACGCCCGAGCGTCATGGCGGCGATCGGGTAGACGCGGCAGCGAGCCTCGCGAGCGATTTGCTCGCGCAGCCGCTCGAGCGTTGCCGGCGCGTCGAGCGCCGGCTTCGTGTTCGGCATGCAGGCAACGCTGGTAAAGCCGCCTCGGACGGCGGCCTCCGTGCCGGTCGCAATCGTCTCCTTTTCGGGATAGCCGGGTTCGCGCAGGTGCACGTGCATGTCGACGAAGCCGGGAGCGACGATCGACCCGCGGGCGTCGATGACGAGCTCTTCTTCTCGCGCCGTCAAGTGCTCGCCGATCGCTTCGATGACTCCAGCGCCGATCCGCACGTCGCGCAGTCCATCGAAGCGGTTCGCGGGGTCGACGACCCTGCCGCCCTTGATGAGGAGGGCTTCCATCGGTTATAGGCTTCTCGCGTTAACGAGCAGATCCAAAACCGCCATTCGGATCGCGATGCCGTGGTGCACCTGGCGTGCGTAGCGCCAGCCTGCGAACGCCAGCACCGAATCGTCGAGCTCCATCCCGCGGTTGTAGGGCCCGGGATGCATGACGATCGCCTCTCGCCGCAGCGACTTGAGCCTTCGTGCGTCGAGCCGGTACGCGCTCACGTACTCCGTATCGGTGATCGGCATCGCGGCGAAGCGCTCGCGCTGAATGCGCAGCAAAACGATCGCGTCGACGTCCGGCAGCACCGCGTCGAAATCGCGTTCGACGCGGACGCCGTTGCCGGCATAGCTGGACGGCAGAAACGGCTCCGGGCCGACGAGGACGACGCTCGCACCGAGCCGTCCGAGACCACGAATCGCCGAATGCGCGACGCGGCTATGCAGAACGTCGCCGACGATCGCGATCGAGCGCCCGGCAAGATCGCCGAACTCTTCGATCAGGGTGTAGATGTCGAGCAGCGCCTGCGTCGGATGGGCGTGCGCGCCGTCGCCGGCATTGATCACGTGCCCGTCGAAGCCCAGCGCGATCTTCGCGGGGAAGCCGGCCTGCGGATGGCGCACGACGACGACGGAGATCCCCATCGCGCCCAGCGTCATCGCCATATCTTCGAGCGTCTCGCCTTTGCTTGCCAGGCTCGAATTGCGCGGGACGAGGTTCACGACGTCGGCCCCCAGCCGCAGTTCGGCGAGGTTGAATGAGGTGAACGTGCGAGTGCTCTCCTCGAAAAACATGTTGACGCAGGCTTTACCGGCGAGCCTCGGCCCGGGCGGCGTCTGTTCGAACTGCGTCGTGCGGTCGAAAATGTACGCGAGTTCTTCAGCGGTCAGATCGTCGAGATCGAGGAGGCTACGGCGAATCCGCATCGGTGGTTCCCAGGATATCGATTTCGTCCGAGTCGGAGGGCTGCGGCGAGAGAACGACCTTTACGCGCTGATTGCGCGACGTCGGCGTAAACCGGCCTACATAGTCGGGCTGAATCGGGATCTCGCGCAGGCCGCGGTCGACGAGCACGCAGAGGCGGATCGCCGCGGGCCTTCCGAAGTCGGTGACGGCGTCGAGCGCCGAGCGAATCGTGCGCCCGGTGTAGAGCACGTCATCGACGATGACGACGTGCCGCCCGGAGAGGTCGACGGGAATCTGCGACTCCGGCAGCTCGTGCGTCACTCGGTCGTCGCGGTAGAGGTTGATATTGAGGAACCCGAGCGCCGGCATGCGGCCGGCGATCCGTTCGATTTCGGCGGCGATTCGCACGGCCAGTGCCTCGCCCCCGCGGCGCACGGCGAGGATGACGAGTTCGTCCTGCGCCTCGTTGGGTTCGACGATTTGGTACGCGAGGCGCGAGATGACGCGCGCGATCTCGTCACGCTTGGCCAAAATACGATAGGGCGCGGTAGCGGTCATGCGGGCTCCTTTAGCGCGCGCAGCGCCGCTTCGACGCGCTCGAGGTCGCGACGGTATCCCTGCAGTTTCTCGCGCTCTTTCGCGACGACGTGCGGCGCGGCGTTTGCGACGAAGGCTTCATTTCCGAGCTTTTTCTCTCCGCGATCGATCTCCGACCGCAGGTGCGCCACTTCCTTGC contains these protein-coding regions:
- a CDS encoding aspartate carbamoyltransferase catalytic subunit; protein product: MRIRRSLLDLDDLTAEELAYIFDRTTQFEQTPPGPRLAGKACVNMFFEESTRTFTSFNLAELRLGADVVNLVPRNSSLASKGETLEDMAMTLGAMGISVVVVRHPQAGFPAKIALGFDGHVINAGDGAHAHPTQALLDIYTLIEEFGDLAGRSIAIVGDVLHSRVAHSAIRGLGRLGASVVLVGPEPFLPSSYAGNGVRVERDFDAVLPDVDAIVLLRIQRERFAAMPITDTEYVSAYRLDARRLKSLRREAIVMHPGPYNRGMELDDSVLAFAGWRYARQVHHGIAIRMAVLDLLVNARSL
- the pyrR gene encoding bifunctional pyr operon transcriptional regulator/uracil phosphoribosyltransferase PyrR, yielding MTATAPYRILAKRDEIARVISRLAYQIVEPNEAQDELVILAVRRGGEALAVRIAAEIERIAGRMPALGFLNINLYRDDRVTHELPESQIPVDLSGRHVVIVDDVLYTGRTIRSALDAVTDFGRPAAIRLCVLVDRGLREIPIQPDYVGRFTPTSRNQRVKVVLSPQPSDSDEIDILGTTDADSP